Proteins from a single region of Cetobacterium somerae ATCC BAA-474:
- a CDS encoding DUF134 domain-containing protein — translation MRKINMARPTKVRSVEFIPNETKFIPEGSKNCNIHFNNIKIEELEAIRLKDLENLSQEECAEKMGVSRQTFQNILNSARVKITEALIMGYGIQLKGGDFKTPHCQFICNSCGQTFIPTLKKDLDFCPNCNSEDIFCTKKKVKCRKVCKLDIK, via the coding sequence GTGCGGAAAATAAATATGGCTAGACCTACTAAAGTTAGAAGTGTAGAATTTATTCCAAATGAAACAAAGTTTATCCCTGAGGGAAGTAAAAATTGTAATATTCATTTTAATAATATAAAAATTGAAGAATTAGAAGCAATTAGACTTAAAGATTTAGAAAATTTATCTCAAGAAGAGTGTGCTGAAAAAATGGGAGTTTCAAGACAAACTTTTCAAAATATACTTAATTCAGCAAGAGTTAAAATAACCGAAGCTCTTATTATGGGATATGGAATTCAATTAAAGGGAGGAGATTTTAAAACTCCTCATTGTCAATTTATATGTAACTCTTGTGGTCAAACTTTTATTCCCACATTAAAAAAAGATTTAGATTTTTGTCCTAATTGTAATTCAGAAGATATATTTTGTACAAAAAAGAAAGTTAAATGTAGGAAAGTTTGCAAATTAGATATAAAATAA
- a CDS encoding methionine ABC transporter permease encodes MVFNMLIQATIETIYMVLLSAVVSLGIGFPCGILAAITSDGHIFENKGINRILNGIINITRSFPYIILMILLLPLSRLIIGTTIGSTAAIVPLSISAAPFVARIVENCVLEVDRGVIEASESLGANNFTIITKVMIPESLPSLIQGITLLVINLIGLSAMAGAIGGGGLGDLAIRFGYNRFKLDIMIYSVLIIIVLVQGVQLIGNLISNRLKKNGR; translated from the coding sequence ATGGTATTTAATATGTTAATACAAGCGACGATAGAGACAATATATATGGTTTTATTATCTGCTGTGGTTTCATTAGGAATAGGATTTCCTTGTGGAATTTTAGCAGCAATTACATCAGATGGACATATATTTGAAAATAAGGGAATAAATAGAATTTTGAATGGAATTATAAATATAACAAGATCATTTCCTTATATAATTTTAATGATTTTATTATTACCACTATCTAGACTTATAATAGGAACGACAATAGGAAGTACAGCAGCAATAGTTCCTCTTTCTATATCGGCAGCTCCCTTTGTAGCAAGAATAGTTGAAAATTGTGTTTTAGAAGTGGATAGAGGAGTAATAGAAGCAAGTGAAAGTTTAGGAGCTAATAATTTTACAATAATAACTAAAGTAATGATTCCAGAATCGTTACCATCTCTAATCCAAGGAATAACACTATTAGTTATTAATTTAATAGGTTTATCTGCAATGGCTGGAGCTATTGGTGGTGGTGGACTTGGAGATTTAGCTATCAGATTTGGTTATAATAGATTTAAGTTAGATATAATGATTTATTCGGTTTTAATTATTATAGTTTTAGTTCAAGGAGTTCAATTAATTGGAAATTTAATATCAAATAGATTGAAAAAAAATGGGAGGTAG
- a CDS encoding NifB/NifX family molybdenum-iron cluster-binding protein encodes MKIAVVSENNKISQHFGRAEGFFVYDGTNKEYHKSNGHGAIPGQLKELGVEFVACGGIGEGALNNLKSLDIKVFSGLEGFCDDIADGFFKHILVNGEAVCNSHEHHHEHHHGHGHSCNCKCGK; translated from the coding sequence ATGAAAATTGCAGTTGTTTCTGAAAATAACAAAATTAGTCAACATTTTGGAAGAGCAGAAGGTTTTTTTGTTTATGATGGTACAAATAAAGAATACCATAAAAGTAATGGACACGGAGCTATTCCTGGACAATTAAAGGAATTAGGCGTTGAATTTGTAGCTTGTGGTGGAATTGGTGAAGGAGCTTTAAATAACTTAAAATCTCTTGATATTAAAGTTTTTTCTGGCCTAGAAGGATTTTGTGACGATATAGCTGATGGATTCTTTAAACATATACTAGTTAACGGAGAAGCAGTATGTAATAGTCATGAGCATCACCACGAACATCATCATGGACATGGACACTCTTGTAATTGTAAGTGCGGAAAATAA
- a CDS encoding MetQ/NlpA family ABC transporter substrate-binding protein yields MKKLVLVLGLLGSVISFGAKLKVGASPVPHAQLLQLVKDDLKNENVELEIIELTDYVTPNLLLDSKELDANFFQHKPYLETFSKEKNLKLVSAGNVHVEPLGVYSKKVNKIENLKKGGVVAIPNDPTNGGRALILLHNNGIIKLKNPQDLLATEFDIVENKNNLKFKSLDAAQIPRALEDVDLAVVNGNYAIEAGLNPLTEALIIEGKESPYANLIAVREGDEKKEDIQKLVKALQSEKVKVFIENTYKGGVVPAF; encoded by the coding sequence ATGAAAAAATTAGTTTTAGTATTAGGTTTATTAGGATCAGTTATAAGTTTTGGGGCAAAATTAAAAGTTGGAGCTTCTCCAGTTCCTCATGCACAACTTTTACAATTAGTAAAAGATGATTTAAAAAATGAAAATGTAGAATTAGAAATAATAGAATTAACAGATTATGTAACACCAAATTTACTATTGGATTCAAAAGAGTTGGATGCTAATTTTTTCCAACATAAACCATATTTAGAAACTTTTTCTAAAGAAAAAAATTTAAAATTAGTATCAGCAGGTAATGTTCATGTAGAACCTTTAGGAGTTTATTCTAAAAAAGTTAATAAAATAGAGAATTTAAAAAAAGGTGGAGTGGTAGCAATACCAAACGATCCAACAAATGGTGGAAGAGCTTTAATTCTTTTACATAATAATGGTATTATAAAATTAAAGAATCCTCAAGATTTATTAGCTACAGAGTTTGATATTGTAGAAAATAAAAATAATTTAAAATTTAAGTCTTTAGATGCTGCTCAAATACCAAGAGCATTAGAAGATGTTGATTTAGCAGTAGTAAATGGTAACTATGCAATCGAAGCAGGACTTAATCCTTTAACAGAAGCTTTAATAATTGAAGGAAAAGAATCACCTTATGCTAACTTAATAGCTGTAAGAGAGGGAGATGAGAAAAAAGAGGATATCCAAAAATTAGTAAAAGCTTTACAAAGTGAAAAAGTAAAAGTTTTTATAGAAAATACTTATAAAGGTGGAGTAGTTCCAGCTTTTTAG